CGGCAAACAAAATAGCGACAAGCTCCTCCTCTAGGCCCCCCGGGAAAGTGCGGGGAAGGAGATAACGAATGTTTGGGCTTCGGGCTGACCCGGCGGCTCCGGACCCGGAGGAGACCACGGCCGCGCCCGGCCGCCGGACCCTCCCCCTCGGATCTCGGGACCCAGCGCTGCGCCCGACCGCCCCTCACCTCCGGCTCCGGGCGCTCCGAGGCCATCACACAGCCCTCCCGCGCTGACCCGGGCCAGAGAAGCTGCTCCGCTTGTGACCCCTGACCCGGCGGCCTGGCGACCAGCGAGACAGGAAGTGAGGGGGAGGGCCGAGTCCTGAGCTTTCTGATTGGCTGACTTGGGAAACGGAAGAGGAAGTCTTTGACACCGCCCCTGTTGCCGCAATGCAGGTGAGGGCCAGGTTGGCGCTAGTGACCGCTAGCTAGCTTCGGGTATCGGGGACCGAGAGTGGGCTGGCGGAGGAGGGAGTGAGGAgttggggctgagaggaggggGTAGAGCCCTCGACCGTCGAATAAGGGGACGCGCGATGGGGCAGAGGCCCACTGGCGAGGGAGCGGCGCAGATGAGAGATGGGGGTAGAGCCCGGCTGATGGGAGACAGACTGCGGTTAAGTCGGGAGGGAGGAGGCAGCACTGACTTGCTAGGGTGTGGGAAAGGATCAGGTTGTAATTTGGGAAGGTTGAGGTGCAGTCCAAGGAAGACGGCTCAAGAAAGTGGTGGATCGGCTCAGGCCCCGGCCTAGGCTGTTGGATGGCCGTTGTCGGATGCCGACAGAACAGGTAATCTGTAATTGGAGAGAAGCCCGAGGGTGGAAGGAATTGTGGGACCGCGGTGGCCAAAAGCCAGACTAATATAATCTGAGGCCGTGGGTGGAACCCAGGATCAAGGCTTCTGTCCTGCACGTTGGCAATTTGCTAAGACAGTTTTGCTTCATTCTTCCTAGTCTGTGCCCGTTTTTCATTTGTCACTTAGTTTCTTGCAGCTGGTAGCCTCTCCGTAAGTTTTTATAGGTTGACTAAGCTTGTGAAAGGGGCACAGGAATATTGGCACAGAGATAAAATGAGTGCAGATTAATTTAGCAAGGAGGAGGTTAAAGGAGCAAAGACTGAGGGCAAATGAAGGTGGGGGATGGCCgcggtggtggcggcggcagTATTCAGAAGATCCTTCATGTGTAGGTAGATTTTCCAGAGATTGTATCATGGGCAAGAACGGCTACACTCACCGGCAGGTTTTAGGACAGAGGAAGTCAGAGTATGTATGCTGCAGAGGTGCCCAAAAGACAATAAACCCCAGGCATTAGGTCTGGTGAAAATTACTCAGTGAGAGAGAATAGAGTGTACCTAATACAGAGAAAAACCAGGCCTGGATTAGGAGCAATGAGAGAAAGGAATCAGTAGGTAGGAGGAATTGAGGTCAGATGAATGGGTGTAAAGGTCTAAGGGTTGACGCTGTCTGTAACCCTAATACCAAAGAAAGTAAACAACCTGGCTCTCACTATGCCAATGAGATCCTGTGTCACTGGACTGGTATCACACACTGTCATCCTGGCTTTTCAGCCTTCCTCTGTATGTGTCATTCTCACACTCATCTGAGTAACCAACCTATTCCTATTGGTGCAGAGGGAGGAGAAGCAGCTTGAGGCATCATTAGATGCACTGCTGAGTCAAGTGGCTGATCTGAAGAATTCGCTGGGGAGTTTCATTTACAAGTTGGAGAATGAATATGACCGGCTGACCTGGTAAGGGTTGCCAGGGCAAGCTGGGGAGGGCTCCATGGATGGGGGGCCAGGCCACCTGCTGGCTAGGACATCTCCAGTGATGTAACCATTTATCAGTTTGCAAACATCTCTTGATTTAGAAAGAGTTGGGTTTCCCAACATTTAACACTGAAGTTGGCTTTGGGCCCCCATGGTAAGGAGGTAGAGAAATGCCCAGTTTCCCAGCCCAGGTTctcactagctttttttttttttttggcggtacacgggcctctcactgttgtggcctctcccgttgtggagcacaggctccggacacgcaggctcagcggccatggctcatgggcccagcctctctgcggcatgtgggatcttcccggaccggggcgcgaacccgcgtcccctgcagcggcaggcggactctcaaccactgcgccaccagggaagcccctctcactaGCTTTTGATTCTCATCATTTGACTTCTCTGGGAGGAGGTCCTCCCGCAGTGGGTCCTCCCACTACAGTAATCATACTGGATCTCTTGCCATGGATGTTGCTGAGTCTTTTAGGTCCAATCTACTCTGGAAGTGTGGATACTACTTTTAGGCCAGAAGGGAGACTTTTACCCAGTTTCTGAAGTTTTAGTGATAATAGTGTAGCCATGGTTCCTATTTTGCCATTGTCCTTACCCCCATTCAAATATAGTAGTCCCCCCTAATCTGTGGGGGATAAGTTCTAAGACCCTctgtggatgcctgaaactgtgAAAGTACTGAAACCTATACggtatatactatgtttttttttctatactaATGGGGTGGGTAGCATATACAGCATggatatgctggacaaagggGTGATTAACGTCCTGGGTGGGACAGAGCAGGATGAAGCAAGATTTCATCACGCTGCTCAGAACAGCGCCCagtttaaaacttatggattggtTTTTTCTGGAATttgccatttaatatttttggactgtGGTTGACCACGGGTAGATGAAATCTCGGAAAGTGAAACTGCAGATAAGGGGGGCCTGCTATAATGACCTGCCTTTCTTCTCCATCTGTATCAGAAACTGAAAGTGTGTCCCTCTTTCTTAACCCCATAATCCCTGTGAGCCAGGCTAGTTCCTGCCCAGGCCAGCCATAGGGCTATGAGTGTTTTGGGGGTGAGTCTGGGTATTCCTAGTCTGAAGGACCCCCTTTGAGGCTCCTTTACTGGGAACATTCTGACACCTTCTTTCCACCACCAGGCCATCTGTCCTGGACAGCTTTGCCTTGCTCTCTGGACAGTTGAACACTCTGAACAAGGTCTTGAAGCATGAAAAGACACCACTGTTCCGTAACCAGGTCATCATCCCTCTGGTGTTGTCCCCAGACCGAGATGAAGATCTCATGGtaagaggaggagaggggtgcAACTTGGGAAATTAAGTTCTTAGATGAGGACTGAGGGCACAGTGGTTGGTTGGCTATTCTAGAAGTTCTGAATCTGCAGTAGTGTGTGGCAGTAAGAAGTGAGGGCTGCATTTCGGAGGCTTTGCTTTTTGTCCTTCTGGAGTTGGGAGAGCCATTCCCAAACTGAATTAATCTGAGGCATATGTCACCAAGACAAAGACCTTTTTCCTCCAACACCTGTCTTGAGCAGAAAGTATGTTCTtttgtgactttttctttttttgttttgttttgttttgttgtcgtCGTTGTTTTTTGGCTgagctgtgcggcatgtgggatcttagttccccgaccagggatccagcccgtgctccctgcagtgaaagcacggagccTTAACctttggaccaccagggaagtccctgactttttctctttcaatcttTGATTTAAATGTGGCAGAAAGAGGTTTATCCTTAGGTCTGGTAGAGATAGGGGAGTGAGTAGACAGAACTGAAGGATGGAGTGAGGGGGATAGTGTCTTAGGAAGCCAGATATTGTTAGTCTCAGGTTGTGTTTTCCCTGAAAATGCACTGTTTGCCTGTGGAAGGAACTATGTATATATCAGGCCAGATTGAATCTTCTTGGAGTGCAGAGTAGGATCAATAAAATCTGTGTGTTACAGAGGCAGACTGAAGGACGGGTACCTGTTTTTAGCCATGAGGTGGTCCCTGACCATCTGAGAACCAAGCCTGACCCTGAGGTAGAAGAGCAAGAGAAGCAGCTGACAACGGATGCTGCCCGCATTGGTGCTGATGCAGCTCAGGTTGGACTGAGTCACTGCCCTGCTGCTCCCACCCCAAATTTTATCATGAGAAGCTGGGCATTACCACCTCTGTATGGTAGGGATGCACAGCTGGTTACCCCTCAATTGCCCCTGGAATAGCCCAAGGAAGAAACTTCCCCGTAATCATTTCTTGCTTGCTCTAATCTCTGCACAAATTTATGTGTGTTGCAGAAGCAGATCCAGAGCTTGAATAAAATGTGCTCAAACCTTCTGGAGAAAATCAGCAAAGAGGAACGAGAAGCGGAGAGTGGAGGTATGGAGGGATTGGTGGCAAAACGGAGGAGGAAAGAGGGATAAGATCAATAGGAAGGGTGGTGTTGGTAGTGGTGAAGTGAGGACGAAAGGATGTGCTGCTTGGGAAAAGGTATGCGTCCATTCTGTTAGCCTTTTGTATTTCTGGCCAGCCCTGGAGCAGGTGGAGGAAATGGGCAAAGGGAGAAGGGAGTATTCTGAGATAGTCATGGGGGTCCTCTGGCTCTTCCTCTGGGCTGCCAGGGAGCCTAGACTCTGCTGAAGTCAGAACTTCAAGCCCTGGTACCCATACTGGCCTTCCTGCTGCTAGGTTCGGTCCAGGGCCAGAGGCATACCTCGGGGTCCCCACTTACCTTTTTCTTCAGGTCTCCGGCCGAACAAGCAGACCTTTAACCCAGCAGACACCAATGCATTAGTGGCAGCTGTTGCCTTTGGGAAGGGGCTGTCTAATTGGAGGCCTTCAGGCAGCAGTGGTCCTGGCCAGCCGGGCCAGCCAGGATCTGGGACAATCCTCGCAGGAGCCTCAGGATTACAGCAGGTGCAGATGGCAGGAGCTCCGAGTCAGCAGCAGCCAATGCTCAGTGGGGTGCAGATGGCCCAAGCAGGTCAACCAGGTAAGGTGACAGGGATTGGCATGGTGGCAGACCTTGAGCAGGGAAGTGGGAATAAGCTGGGTTATCTGGGGCCCCAGCGTCCCCAGAGCTGGAGAtattctccttttctcccttggACTGTGAcccagaaaaaaaacttttggaGTAAAAGTCTCATTTGAGACCCTTAATAGGTACCAGACAATGAGGAAGAACTTTGACAAGCAGAAACTGCTCTCGCCTCCCACCCCATCTCAGACCTCGGTCTCAACTACCCTTCTGTCCCCTTTAACTCTGGGTGTTAGGTGTGTTCTCACTGTCTTGTCTTAGGTAGAAAAATGAATGGTCAGACCTTCATTAGGACCATTGGGTAGGTGTGTTGGGAATGGACAAGCAGGGAAGTTTCCCGGTGCTGCGTGTATTCCTTTCTCTGTATCCTGTCTCTCCTGCTCGCTTTTAGTAATTATAAGAGCAGCCTGGCAGAGTTCAGATGCAAGCAGCTAGAAGAGGTATTTTCTTCCAAGCTGTCCAGACAAAGGGACAATTAAAATAAGAGAGAACATAGCACTCTTTTACCTGTGACATTAAATGGGGGTCCCACAGATTTAGTTCTCTTTTTCTAGGAGGGGGTGAGCAGGAGCCAGGTGTGTTCCAACCCCTCCCACTATTCCTCCTCCTAGACACCTTCAGGGAGAGGGCTGGACGAAGAGCCATACCTCTGAGCCTTGCCGTCCAGGGTCAGATGCCACAGAGATTCTGAGATGATAGCGGAGGTGCAGAAGGGAACCTGAGGGACCACATTTCTGATTTACCATGAACGTCTTACTGTGCTTCAGGTGTCTTTTTTCATGTTCCTTTTAGGGAAAATGCCAAGTGGAATAAAAACCAACATCAAGTCGGCTTCCATGCATCCCTACCAGCGGTGAGTGTGGCCGACAACCTCCACTCCCAGGTGCTCTTTGCAGAGTTGGGCAGTGAAGCTGCCTTTTGCCCAAAGCTGACCTAGATGagtataataaaaagaatacGGGCTTTCAGCCACAGACAGATCCCATCTCCACTGccgactagctgtgtgactttgggcaagtgaccTAATTTTTCTGAGCCGGTTTTCTTGTTTATAAATGgtgataatacctacctcatagggttgttgtgaggattaaaatgggaaaatgaatgtaaaacacTTGGCACAGTCTATGAAATAATGGGTATTCAATAAATGAGAGCTTCTACAGCCgcttctccccactgccccctctTCAGTCCTCGATCCAGAACTTATCCTGATCTGATCCTGCTTCATGTCTGTGGTGAGCTGATGGACACAAGATCATGGACCGCTCAGCTCTGTTTGAAAGCCTGTGCTTATTTCATGCTGCCAGAAACGGTGACAGCCTCTGTGTCCTTAGAGGCCTGCTGTCTCCGCAGGCCTTCCTGCCCAGATTCCATCCTGGCCATCTCTCCAAGCTGCAGGTGACGAGGCTTCTGGTCTGAGACAGACGGTCCACTTGTGGCTCTGGAGAAGCTCAGGCCTGCTCTGTTCTCCATCCTCTGAGAAGCCAGTTCAGCTCTTATCTGGGAAATAGTCACAAAGTACCCTATCCTTTCCCCTACACCTCACACACGAAGGAAGATGTTGAAGGCCCGGTATATGGGGGCTTCTTCAGGAAGTGGCTCTACCAGGCAGGACTATGTGAGAAAGGGTTTTTCTTAGCAGATGAAAAAGTCCCT
This sequence is a window from Globicephala melas chromosome 1, mGloMel1.2, whole genome shotgun sequence. Protein-coding genes within it:
- the MED8 gene encoding mediator of RNA polymerase II transcription subunit 8, with protein sequence MPTEQREEKQLEASLDALLSQVADLKNSLGSFIYKLENEYDRLTWPSVLDSFALLSGQLNTLNKVLKHEKTPLFRNQVIIPLVLSPDRDEDLMRQTEGRVPVFSHEVVPDHLRTKPDPEVEEQEKQLTTDAARIGADAAQKQIQSLNKMCSNLLEKISKEEREAESGGLRPNKQTFNPADTNALVAAVAFGKGLSNWRPSGSSGPGQPGQPGSGTILAGASGLQQVQMAGAPSQQQPMLSGVQMAQAGQPGKMPSGIKTNIKSASMHPYQR